From Butyricimonas paravirosa, one genomic window encodes:
- a CDS encoding RagB/SusD family nutrient uptake outer membrane protein produces MKKVYFLVWMCLWGLTGCSDFLEEDSKENTYATSCSDLNELLVGSGYMEHQVAYNNTKFTIKTASGPYFPWLHVMDDDVEEVVLGNYTETNSRYKLNPFYTWEKDPFNEAGVLFNDPTWGRLYKHIAVTNVILDKVEEFTHDTEEDRNIIRGQSHFLRATYYYLLVNIYAKPYDPISAATDLGVPLKLTPYVEDIDYKRSPVDSVYHQIVRDLKQAIHYLDGYEPKTVRRATKSAAQLFLSRVYCYMGQWDSVPALCESVLAREKYQLKDLTVTKDTGWIDANSPEIIFSQGSHSTNFVFKGEYENSTDGISGYRISDELHQIFDENKDKRWMLSVDTIDVEGFTIYIPRKVRASMPSEEFSFVSDNFTFRLSEAYLNLAEALAMTGREGEARNVLEKLMKKRIVDLAPITESGESLIRLIRKERRREFCFEGQRWFDLRRYAVSSKFPETKSIKHVVYDYAYGDKSTPGVYRGYYQLPDYPDGGWVLPIPTQEIEQTEGSIVNNDRESCLFYE; encoded by the coding sequence ATGAAAAAAGTATATTTTTTAGTTTGGATGTGTCTCTGGGGACTAACCGGATGTAGTGATTTCTTGGAAGAAGATTCGAAAGAGAATACGTACGCAACTTCTTGTAGTGATTTAAATGAGTTATTGGTGGGAAGCGGCTATATGGAGCATCAAGTTGCATACAATAATACAAAATTTACGATAAAAACGGCTAGCGGACCTTATTTTCCTTGGTTGCACGTGATGGATGATGATGTAGAGGAGGTCGTGCTAGGCAATTATACGGAGACCAATTCCCGTTATAAGCTGAATCCTTTCTATACATGGGAGAAGGATCCTTTTAATGAGGCAGGAGTTCTTTTTAATGACCCGACTTGGGGACGTCTATATAAACATATTGCGGTGACGAATGTGATTTTGGACAAAGTGGAAGAGTTTACTCATGATACAGAAGAGGATCGCAATATCATACGCGGACAGAGTCATTTTTTAAGGGCCACGTATTATTATTTGTTAGTGAATATTTATGCGAAACCTTATGATCCGATCTCCGCGGCCACTGATTTGGGTGTCCCGTTGAAGTTGACACCATACGTAGAGGATATTGATTACAAGCGAAGCCCTGTGGATAGCGTGTACCACCAGATCGTGCGGGATTTGAAACAGGCTATTCATTATTTGGATGGTTATGAACCAAAAACCGTACGGCGAGCCACGAAGAGTGCTGCCCAGTTGTTCCTGAGTCGCGTGTATTGTTATATGGGGCAATGGGATTCCGTTCCGGCGTTATGTGAATCTGTTCTTGCACGGGAAAAATATCAATTGAAGGATTTGACTGTAACGAAAGATACCGGTTGGATCGATGCGAATTCTCCCGAGATTATTTTCTCGCAAGGAAGTCATTCCACAAATTTTGTTTTTAAAGGAGAGTATGAGAATTCTACAGATGGAATATCGGGGTACCGAATTTCTGATGAATTGCATCAAATATTTGATGAAAATAAAGATAAGAGGTGGATGTTATCGGTAGATACGATTGATGTGGAGGGATTTACGATTTATATTCCTCGTAAGGTGAGGGCCAGTATGCCGAGTGAGGAATTTTCGTTCGTTTCGGATAATTTTACGTTCCGGTTATCAGAGGCTTACTTGAATTTGGCGGAAGCTTTGGCGATGACAGGCCGTGAGGGTGAGGCTCGCAATGTATTGGAAAAACTAATGAAAAAACGGATTGTTGATCTGGCACCGATTACGGAATCGGGAGAAAGCTTGATCCGGTTAATTCGGAAGGAACGTCGTCGGGAATTTTGTTTTGAAGGACAACGATGGTTTGATTTGAGACGTTATGCCGTATCTTCCAAATTTCCGGAGACGAAGAGCATCAAACATGTAGTTTATGATTACGCGTACGGGGATAAGAGTACACCCGGTGTGTACAGGGGATATTATCAGTTGCCGGATTATCCGGATGGTGGATGGGTGTTGCCGATACCGACGCAGGAGATTGAACAAACGGAAGGTAGTATAGTGAATAATGATAGAGAAAGTTGTCTTTTTTATGAATAA
- a CDS encoding TolC family protein gives MRKRMFPFVCIVLLSVSLRGQEVVKDSLREKSISIEECQQWAMENYPAIKQHDLLEKAKEYTLSNIARVYRPEFGLSGVASWQSERMELDLKMPEKVNISMDLNGPVNIPVSIPEMSIPVSDRDRYNMSLSLKQALWTGGRVKAGKEAAKREIDMMHAGLDAQLYEIKDKVKELYFGLLMIEGKEKQLDRADEILDSLRVRAEVALKEGVVYETDLDVIEVERIKYRQLRMELEAKREACLGVLSMLIRRPLSKETRLQMPLEVELEKGEIKRPELKYLDSKIKRLEADLKMQNAENMPKLGLFATGGYGKSGLNTFDRDFKPYFIGGVMLSWNFGKLNTLKNDRKLKQIQQESVRVEQESFIFNTRMEALMQDSEIRKLREMVESDERVVDLREAIRQASEVKYANGVYTISELITDVNQALIAQQEKLLREVELKMMIYSKKITLGL, from the coding sequence ATGAGAAAGAGGATGTTCCCTTTTGTGTGTATCGTGTTGTTGAGCGTTTCGCTTCGAGGGCAGGAAGTCGTTAAAGACAGCCTGCGAGAGAAAAGTATCTCGATCGAGGAGTGTCAGCAATGGGCAATGGAGAATTACCCGGCAATTAAACAACACGATCTGTTGGAGAAAGCCAAGGAGTATACCTTATCGAATATTGCCCGGGTTTATCGGCCGGAGTTCGGTTTGTCGGGAGTAGCCTCGTGGCAGTCGGAGAGGATGGAATTGGATTTGAAAATGCCGGAAAAGGTGAATATCAGTATGGATCTAAACGGGCCGGTGAATATTCCGGTGTCCATTCCCGAAATGTCGATACCGGTGAGTGATCGGGATCGATATAATATGTCGTTGTCGTTGAAGCAGGCTTTGTGGACCGGGGGAAGGGTGAAAGCGGGGAAAGAGGCAGCCAAAAGAGAAATCGACATGATGCATGCGGGGTTGGACGCCCAGTTATACGAGATTAAGGATAAGGTAAAAGAATTGTATTTCGGTTTATTAATGATAGAGGGGAAAGAAAAGCAATTAGACCGGGCGGACGAGATTTTGGATAGTTTACGCGTTCGGGCAGAAGTTGCTTTGAAAGAGGGTGTCGTTTATGAAACGGATTTGGATGTGATAGAAGTCGAACGAATCAAGTACAGACAGTTACGGATGGAATTGGAGGCTAAGCGTGAGGCTTGTCTAGGGGTATTGTCCATGTTGATTCGCCGACCATTATCCAAAGAGACGAGATTACAGATGCCCTTGGAAGTAGAATTGGAAAAAGGTGAAATCAAGCGGCCGGAGTTGAAATATCTGGATAGTAAGATCAAGCGCTTGGAGGCAGATTTAAAGATGCAGAATGCTGAGAATATGCCGAAGTTAGGTCTGTTTGCCACGGGTGGTTACGGGAAATCAGGACTGAATACTTTTGATCGGGATTTCAAGCCTTATTTTATTGGGGGGGTGATGTTAAGCTGGAATTTTGGAAAATTGAATACATTGAAGAATGATCGAAAGCTGAAACAAATACAGCAAGAGAGCGTGAGGGTTGAGCAGGAGAGTTTTATTTTTAACACGAGAATGGAGGCCCTGATGCAGGATTCCGAAATTAGGAAGTTACGAGAAATGGTGGAGAGTGACGAACGGGTGGTCGATTTACGTGAGGCTATCCGGCAAGCATCAGAGGTTAAGTATGCTAATGGGGTATATACTATTTCGGAGTTGATTACTGATGTGAATCAAGCGTTGATTGCCCAACAGGAGAAATTACTACGTGAGGTTGAGTTGAAAATGATGATTTATTCGAAAAAAATAACGTTAGGCTTGTAG
- a CDS encoding HlyD family secretion protein, producing the protein MKNKVLSIVVLVCLGVGCKDKTEERLVSGMFETREIVVSSEISGRVERLDIMEGDYVEAGKVVGVIDTMQLHWLKVQAQQAAVAVNERIPDLDKVLEVYRLKLEKGEKELARVERLLAGKAATQKQYDDVKAMVDEGRSALAGQTHQAEVMIASAKAESAAIALKVDQVSDQIRRCIITNPISGVVLAKYTEEKELTAPVKALYKIGDMKNMYLQVYVEGSQANRLKVGDAVQVFAQLGGGEEREYQGKISWIASDAEFVPKTVHTQDERDNLVYAVKIHVENDGVLRVGMYADVKFNAL; encoded by the coding sequence ATGAAAAATAAGGTTTTAAGTATTGTTGTTTTAGTTTGTTTAGGAGTTGGTTGCAAAGATAAGACTGAAGAACGTCTAGTTTCGGGAATGTTCGAAACGAGGGAGATCGTTGTTTCGTCGGAAATCAGTGGAAGAGTGGAGCGTCTGGATATTATGGAAGGGGACTATGTTGAAGCGGGGAAAGTGGTGGGGGTGATTGACACGATGCAGTTACATTGGTTGAAAGTGCAAGCGCAACAAGCGGCTGTAGCCGTGAATGAACGAATTCCGGATTTGGATAAGGTGCTGGAAGTTTATCGTTTAAAATTGGAGAAAGGGGAAAAGGAGTTGGCTCGGGTGGAACGCTTGTTGGCAGGAAAGGCAGCAACGCAAAAGCAGTATGATGATGTGAAAGCAATGGTGGATGAAGGGCGTTCCGCTTTAGCCGGACAAACTCACCAAGCAGAAGTGATGATCGCAAGTGCCAAGGCAGAAAGTGCAGCTATTGCTTTGAAGGTGGATCAGGTGAGTGATCAGATTCGTCGTTGCATTATTACGAATCCTATATCCGGTGTCGTTTTAGCGAAGTACACGGAAGAGAAAGAGCTTACCGCTCCCGTGAAGGCTCTTTACAAGATTGGAGACATGAAAAATATGTATCTTCAGGTTTATGTAGAGGGTAGTCAGGCAAACCGCCTGAAAGTTGGGGATGCCGTGCAGGTGTTTGCCCAACTGGGTGGAGGGGAAGAACGGGAATACCAGGGAAAGATTTCGTGGATTGCCTCGGATGCGGAGTTTGTACCCAAGACTGTACATACTCAGGACGAGCGAGATAATCTGGTATACGCCGTGAAAATTCACGTGGAAAATGATGGTGTTTTGCGTGTGGGGATGTATGCGGACGTGAAATTTAACGCATTGTAA
- a CDS encoding ABC transporter permease yields the protein MKLKTFIDQFLAFTRKEFFHILRDRKTLLVLVVLPISQLLIFGFALNSSLTEMPTAVLDMSNDRMSRQIVSEIDASSTFKIVEYVSSMQEVDELFKSGKLSLVLVFMPGFEREIKRTGKGNMQVIMDASLQINASTLESYILATLLTYQQKINAGRELPIQIIPEVKMRYNPRLNSAFHFVPGVIGIVLMLVCSMMASLAIVKEKESGTMEVLLVSPVRPPVIILAKLMPYLLIGMINIVVILLISVFVLKVPVAGNIFLLFFVGTIFTLSSLALGIMVSVLTKTQRSAIIISIAGLMLPAITLSGFIFPLDSLSMGMKVIVHAMPVTLFISSARNIMIKGLGMEAVYPELCGLVVITVVLIAISIKCFKNRLS from the coding sequence ATGAAATTGAAAACGTTTATAGATCAGTTTTTGGCTTTCACTCGAAAAGAATTTTTTCATATTCTACGGGATAGGAAGACCTTGTTGGTCCTGGTGGTTTTGCCTATCTCGCAATTATTGATATTCGGTTTTGCTTTGAATAGCAGTTTGACGGAAATGCCAACAGCTGTGCTGGATATGTCAAATGATCGGATGAGCAGGCAAATCGTGTCGGAGATTGATGCAAGTTCTACTTTTAAGATTGTGGAATATGTGTCATCCATGCAGGAAGTGGATGAATTGTTTAAGTCCGGAAAGTTGTCACTGGTACTCGTGTTTATGCCCGGTTTCGAGAGGGAGATTAAAAGAACGGGAAAGGGAAATATGCAAGTTATCATGGATGCTAGTTTACAGATTAATGCATCGACGTTGGAGTCTTATATTCTGGCAACCTTGTTGACGTACCAGCAAAAAATAAATGCGGGGCGTGAATTACCGATCCAGATTATTCCGGAGGTGAAGATGCGTTATAATCCCCGGCTGAATAGTGCTTTTCATTTTGTGCCGGGTGTGATCGGTATCGTGTTGATGTTGGTTTGTTCGATGATGGCCTCTCTGGCAATCGTGAAAGAAAAGGAATCGGGAACGATGGAAGTGTTACTAGTATCTCCTGTACGGCCACCTGTGATTATCTTGGCGAAACTAATGCCTTATTTGCTCATCGGAATGATTAATATCGTGGTTATTTTGTTGATTTCGGTCTTCGTGTTAAAAGTTCCCGTGGCTGGAAATATCTTTTTACTATTTTTTGTCGGTACGATTTTCACGTTATCATCATTGGCGCTGGGAATCATGGTTTCGGTCCTGACAAAAACACAACGGAGTGCGATAATTATTTCGATCGCAGGGTTGATGTTACCGGCAATTACATTATCCGGTTTTATTTTTCCCTTGGATTCATTGTCCATGGGGATGAAGGTGATTGTTCATGCCATGCCGGTGACCTTGTTTATCTCCTCTGCGAGGAATATCATGATCAAAGGTTTGGGAATGGAGGCCGTTTATCCGGAATTGTGCGGTTTGGTTGTGATTACCGTGGTTTTAATTGCTATTAGTATTAAATGTTTTAAAAACCGCTTATCATGA
- a CDS encoding ABC transporter permease — MRILGFLLQKEFIQIFRDKTILLILFLITVILLFILPPAAKVRTSRISLSVVDHDRTTTSSNFLRKLTSSKQFAIGAYVDTYEEGLEVLERSKTSGILEIPKGFEKNIMERVEAPIMLEIDAVNGVTAGLSSFYFLQILGQYIGEYADGFGFQPGFRIESQEEVLARVEAEAQAEMIKRFKEKAESQVRTAQAHEEMSNQVKRQEEGSIVSLQAKESGSFRKLSKMNQWETNEEIVVPRVMMNSGVSDVSVPFMEKPANREFEQVNMIVNHRYNPDGESSLYQIPSLLAILVCIIGTVLAALNIVTEKESGTIEQMNVSPVKRGAFIFSKIIPSWVIGMAILTLGLIIVRVMYGIVPQSSYWSIYLVSFLFLVSMVGFGVLISTACRNQQQAMLLCFFFLLIICLLCGMWTPIDSMPGWARVIADINPLRYYIEVMRLFFAYGSELRHVLPQIGALGVFIVVFNTWAIWNFRKAR; from the coding sequence ATGAGGATACTAGGATTTTTATTACAAAAGGAGTTTATCCAGATATTCAGAGATAAGACGATATTATTGATATTGTTTTTAATCACGGTGATCCTGTTGTTTATTCTTCCGCCGGCGGCTAAAGTGCGTACGTCACGAATTTCGTTGAGCGTGGTGGATCATGACCGGACGACAACTTCCTCTAATTTCCTGCGAAAACTGACGAGTTCGAAACAATTTGCTATTGGGGCTTACGTGGATACTTACGAGGAAGGGCTGGAGGTCTTGGAGAGAAGTAAGACTTCCGGGATTCTTGAAATCCCGAAAGGGTTTGAAAAGAATATCATGGAGCGGGTTGAGGCTCCCATTATGTTGGAAATTGATGCCGTGAATGGGGTAACAGCAGGACTCTCATCATTTTATTTTTTGCAAATTCTGGGACAGTATATTGGGGAGTATGCAGATGGTTTTGGTTTCCAACCGGGTTTTCGGATAGAATCACAGGAGGAAGTGTTAGCCCGGGTAGAGGCCGAGGCCCAAGCTGAAATGATAAAGCGATTTAAAGAAAAGGCGGAATCTCAAGTTCGAACGGCCCAAGCACACGAGGAGATGTCTAATCAGGTAAAGAGGCAGGAGGAGGGATCAATAGTGTCATTACAGGCGAAAGAATCCGGGTCTTTCCGAAAATTATCAAAAATGAATCAATGGGAAACGAATGAGGAAATCGTTGTTCCCCGGGTCATGATGAATTCGGGCGTGTCGGATGTAAGTGTTCCGTTTATGGAAAAGCCTGCGAATCGAGAGTTTGAGCAAGTTAACATGATCGTGAATCATCGTTATAATCCGGATGGAGAATCTAGTTTATACCAGATTCCTTCTCTTTTGGCGATATTGGTATGTATTATCGGAACGGTATTGGCAGCGTTGAATATCGTGACGGAGAAAGAGAGTGGTACTATCGAGCAAATGAACGTGAGCCCGGTTAAACGAGGCGCTTTTATCTTTTCGAAAATTATACCTTCATGGGTGATCGGGATGGCGATTTTGACCCTCGGGTTGATTATCGTGCGGGTGATGTACGGGATTGTTCCACAGAGTAGTTACTGGAGCATTTATCTGGTTTCTTTTCTTTTCCTGGTCTCAATGGTCGGGTTCGGTGTGTTGATTTCTACGGCCTGTCGGAATCAGCAACAGGCGATGTTACTTTGCTTTTTCTTTTTGTTGATCATCTGTTTATTGTGTGGGATGTGGACCCCGATAGATAGTATGCCGGGTTGGGCCAGGGTTATTGCGGATATAAATCCATTGCGCTATTATATTGAAGTGATGCGGCTTTTTTTTGCTTACGGTAGCGAGTTGAGACATGTGTTACCTCAGATCGGGGCGTTGGGTGTGTTTATCGTGGTATTTAATACTTGGGCCATTTGGAATTTTCGAAAAGCTAGATAA
- a CDS encoding thioredoxin family protein: MMKFRLLLFVMMFTGVVTNAQEGVKFEDLTFKEALAKAKAENKLVFMDCYTSWCGPCKKMLNTVFVQKEAGDFFNPRFVNIKYDMEKGEGIELAKQFNVKSFPTFFIIRPDGSIQHKVGGAGSLNSFLGWVERGLHEETSLDFLNKQYEKGTMNKRQLLDYYWVLLCAGEKEKSKVVLEVLKGKLDDHDRLQADYWFLTEGQPYGSSGFNFVTTHYSEFKRNVGEEKIHDYLLKNFHKVLDNEFERKGGADKKAMKNLFNQISKEWSSMDWVPDARLQNKLKLLGACVAEDSKQIVSCLEFGLDKQLVPKWNYDLWVMLSTLDFVNVKEGKVDSKRILALKTRIQGYFANSPSILKRLDPYFEKFN; encoded by the coding sequence ATGATGAAATTTAGGTTATTGTTGTTTGTTATGATGTTTACAGGAGTCGTAACGAACGCTCAGGAAGGAGTGAAATTTGAGGATTTAACTTTTAAAGAGGCTTTAGCAAAAGCAAAAGCCGAAAATAAGCTCGTGTTTATGGATTGCTATACCTCATGGTGCGGGCCTTGCAAGAAAATGTTGAATACCGTTTTTGTCCAAAAGGAAGCCGGTGATTTTTTCAATCCTCGTTTCGTGAATATCAAATATGATATGGAAAAGGGGGAAGGGATAGAACTGGCAAAACAATTTAACGTGAAGAGTTTTCCAACGTTTTTTATTATACGTCCTGATGGAAGTATACAACATAAAGTCGGAGGTGCCGGATCATTAAATTCTTTCCTTGGCTGGGTCGAGAGAGGGCTACACGAGGAGACTTCTCTTGATTTTCTAAATAAACAGTATGAAAAAGGGACGATGAATAAAAGGCAATTGTTGGATTATTACTGGGTCCTTCTTTGTGCGGGTGAAAAAGAAAAGAGTAAAGTGGTATTGGAGGTATTGAAAGGGAAGCTGGATGATCATGACCGATTGCAAGCGGATTACTGGTTTTTGACGGAAGGACAACCTTATGGATCTTCTGGGTTTAATTTTGTCACTACTCACTATTCTGAATTTAAGAGAAATGTAGGGGAAGAGAAAATACATGATTATTTATTGAAAAATTTTCATAAAGTTCTTGATAATGAATTCGAACGGAAGGGTGGTGCCGATAAAAAAGCGATGAAAAATTTGTTTAATCAAATTTCAAAAGAATGGTCCTCTATGGACTGGGTGCCGGATGCACGGTTACAGAATAAATTGAAATTGCTTGGTGCTTGTGTTGCAGAGGATTCCAAACAGATTGTTTCTTGTCTTGAGTTTGGATTGGACAAGCAGTTGGTTCCTAAATGGAATTACGATTTATGGGTTATGTTGTCGACTTTGGATTTTGTGAATGTGAAAGAGGGGAAAGTGGATAGCAAGCGAATTTTAGCATTGAAAACGAGAATTCAGGGATATTTTGCTAATTCTCCTAGCATTCTGAAAAGGTTAGATCCTTACTTTGAGAAATTTAATTGA
- a CDS encoding DUF4925 domain-containing protein — MKNVFLFLMALCSVASFFACSDDNDGMNPKSLNGIYANASTGNVLDLKYSNSEFFGKTVEFHTADGIKATLKLNGVIPGEMETVLSDVELISDDAGYKFTTKDENDSRTIDFVGGVENGKLVLEVNAKFNNDLIGKWLLNKENSMAMTWMTVDGKSVQLAQIRNVEGKPLGLRLTTKNIVTFALPTLKKLLPKYLKDVTFMEDGNIIATYNASKQGENGAETQDSWKTSNLNQAHYRVKDDVCCVYPNLEMIMHQMETGGTIDVVLLQQLLINGIPCHFELSEGTEATQDALYMYLNEEFFKQLIPFIKLAGTLISEDTLIPVSDSIYISLKEIMTNLPEALEKTESMNVGLNFVVENN; from the coding sequence ATGAAAAATGTATTTTTATTTTTGATGGCATTGTGCAGTGTTGCATCCTTTTTTGCTTGTAGCGATGACAATGATGGAATGAATCCAAAAAGTTTGAACGGGATTTATGCAAATGCTAGTACAGGTAACGTGTTAGACTTGAAATACAGTAATTCCGAATTTTTTGGGAAGACGGTCGAATTTCATACGGCAGATGGAATAAAAGCGACTTTAAAATTGAATGGGGTTATCCCGGGGGAAATGGAGACTGTTCTTTCGGATGTTGAATTAATTTCGGATGATGCTGGTTATAAATTTACGACAAAAGATGAAAATGATAGTCGTACGATAGATTTCGTGGGTGGCGTGGAGAATGGAAAATTAGTATTGGAGGTAAATGCAAAGTTTAATAATGATTTAATCGGTAAGTGGTTGTTAAATAAAGAGAACTCGATGGCCATGACGTGGATGACTGTTGATGGTAAATCTGTTCAGTTGGCACAAATAAGGAATGTAGAAGGGAAACCTCTGGGTCTTAGGTTGACCACAAAAAATATTGTAACGTTTGCTCTACCGACATTGAAAAAATTGTTGCCGAAATATTTGAAGGATGTGACATTCATGGAAGATGGAAATATTATTGCTACATATAATGCGTCGAAACAAGGCGAGAATGGAGCCGAAACACAGGATAGTTGGAAAACATCGAATCTGAATCAGGCTCATTATCGTGTAAAGGATGATGTTTGTTGCGTTTACCCGAACTTGGAAATGATTATGCATCAAATGGAAACAGGTGGAACAATCGATGTTGTTCTTCTTCAGCAACTTCTGATAAATGGAATCCCCTGTCATTTCGAGTTGTCCGAAGGAACTGAAGCGACACAAGATGCTTTGTATATGTATTTGAATGAAGAGTTCTTTAAACAATTGATCCCTTTTATAAAATTGGCGGGAACCTTGATTTCAGAGGATACACTGATACCCGTAAGTGATTCCATATATATTTCGCTAAAGGAAATTATGACCAATTTGCCGGAGGCTTTGGAAAAAACGGAAAGTATGAACGTAGGATTGAATTTTGTTGTTGAGAATAATTGA
- a CDS encoding IS256 family transposase, which produces MEFTHEQISEIISEITNGELGLQGLVKQGLESLMLSERDLHNETRGDVSNGFRGRRVCHGGKVFELRVPRSRNNHFYPMLLGVLKDQEEEAQKLVSSLYCSGLTTEQVGKIYEQFYGKHYSKSQVSRLLNTAREDVNAWLGRELDNRYPIIYIDATYVLTRRDDSVSNEAYYTVLGVKEDRTREVLAVVNFPTESATNWKDVFEDLKERGVAVIDLLVCDGLPGIENVLAETFPKADLQLCTVHLKRNIAGKVKPRDKKQVMEELKQVCAPDQWEISPEKAFEKFKEFIARWQKSYPVLKRYCHDRYRFYFTYFKYEREIRGMIYTTNWIERLNRDYKRVINMRGAMPNPQAVILLMGTVAQNADIYKYPIYNFLESRLFY; this is translated from the coding sequence ATGGAATTTACACATGAACAAATCTCGGAAATAATTTCCGAAATCACAAACGGTGAACTAGGTTTACAAGGCTTGGTTAAACAAGGTTTAGAGAGTTTAATGTTATCGGAACGTGATCTTCATAACGAGACACGTGGTGACGTGAGTAACGGTTTTCGTGGTCGTCGAGTATGTCATGGCGGTAAGGTCTTCGAGCTTCGGGTCCCGCGTAGTCGTAACAACCATTTTTACCCGATGTTACTGGGGGTGCTAAAAGACCAGGAAGAAGAGGCTCAAAAGCTAGTGAGTAGCCTTTATTGCAGCGGTTTAACCACGGAACAGGTGGGTAAAATTTACGAGCAATTTTACGGCAAACATTACAGTAAAAGCCAGGTTAGCCGCTTGTTGAACACGGCCCGCGAGGATGTAAATGCCTGGCTAGGTCGTGAACTGGATAATCGTTACCCGATAATTTACATCGATGCCACCTATGTCCTCACCCGTCGTGATGATTCCGTTTCCAACGAGGCTTACTACACGGTTTTGGGGGTGAAAGAAGACCGAACCCGCGAGGTGCTGGCCGTGGTGAATTTCCCCACGGAAAGTGCCACGAACTGGAAGGACGTGTTTGAAGACCTCAAGGAAAGAGGCGTGGCCGTGATTGATCTCCTGGTGTGTGATGGATTGCCCGGTATTGAAAACGTGCTGGCAGAAACCTTTCCAAAAGCAGATTTACAATTATGTACCGTGCACCTGAAGAGGAATATAGCTGGGAAAGTCAAGCCCAGGGACAAGAAACAGGTCATGGAAGAACTCAAGCAGGTTTGCGCTCCCGACCAGTGGGAGATCTCCCCGGAAAAGGCTTTCGAAAAATTTAAAGAGTTTATTGCCAGGTGGCAGAAAAGTTATCCCGTTTTGAAAAGATATTGCCACGACAGGTACAGGTTCTATTTCACCTACTTCAAGTACGAGAGGGAAATCAGGGGGATGATTTACACCACAAACTGGATCGAAAGGCTGAACAGGGATTACAAGAGGGTCATCAACATGAGGGGCGCCATGCCAAACCCCCAAGCCGTTATTCTCCTAATGGGAACGGTAGCCCAAAATGCAGATATTTATAAATATCCTATTTATAATTTTTTAGAATCAAGATTATTTTATTGA
- a CDS encoding DNA-3-methyladenine glycosylase I: protein MQDLINGRCGWCGTDELYVKYHDQEWGKLVTDDKKLFEFLVLESAQAGLSWITILRKREGYRKAFCDFDVKRVARMTDEDVERLMQFDSIVKNRLKIKSTITNARLFIDIQKEFGSFYDYTLSFFSNRKPIVNIVRSLSEIPASSPESDAMSKDMKKRGFKFFGTTICYAHLQAAGFINDHLADCICRRDK, encoded by the coding sequence ATGCAAGATTTAATAAACGGACGCTGCGGTTGGTGCGGAACGGACGAACTGTATGTAAAATACCATGATCAAGAGTGGGGAAAATTGGTGACCGACGACAAGAAATTATTCGAGTTTCTAGTGTTGGAGAGCGCTCAAGCCGGATTGAGTTGGATAACTATTCTTAGGAAACGGGAGGGATACCGCAAAGCCTTTTGTGATTTTGATGTCAAGCGGGTAGCACGAATGACGGATGAAGATGTTGAACGGTTGATGCAGTTTGATAGTATCGTGAAAAATCGTCTAAAAATCAAATCAACAATTACGAATGCAAGACTATTTATTGATATTCAAAAGGAATTCGGTAGTTTTTATGACTACACGCTGTCGTTTTTTTCCAACAGGAAACCGATTGTCAATATCGTTCGGTCTTTAAGCGAGATTCCGGCGTCTTCTCCTGAATCTGATGCCATGAGTAAGGACATGAAAAAGCGGGGTTTTAAATTCTTCGGGACCACGATTTGCTACGCCCATTTGCAGGCTGCGGGGTTCATTAACGATCATTTGGCAGATTGTATTTGTCGGAGGGATAAATAA